The following are from one region of the Dreissena polymorpha isolate Duluth1 chromosome 2, UMN_Dpol_1.0, whole genome shotgun sequence genome:
- the LOC127865785 gene encoding uncharacterized protein LOC127865785, which yields MDTRERLLRELQVKLHELRRIAKDVVQSLKDVAKEFQNHFKNCHIATMAGSCAGVVGGVMAAVGMGMALFTGGASLGLTAAGIAIGSTGGAVTVGTSIVESFLRSESYNKAEKHLKDFEKTRSDILSICDHLIDTLGKEGLEEKFLLLATFLTRLVGGKAGISIADACELIHNTASLIQQGGEPAVKFALESAGAAGRVTSAVVARIAASTSKVIHVAGGVVGIALIPIDIAFLINSVMSVSSNKQSETAKKITEMAEKLLEMSPSEREIDDMINDTIESFLIRL from the exons ATGGATACACGCGAAAGACTTCTTCGTGAACTGCAAGTAAAATTACACGAACTTAGAAGAATAGCGAAAGATGTTGTTCAGAGTTTAAAAGATGTCGCCAAAGAGTTTCAGAACCATTTTAAAA ACTGCCACATTGCGACAATGGCTGGATCGTGTGCTGGAGTCGTAGGTGGGGTGATGGCTGCAGTGGGCATGGGAATGGCTCTTTTCACGGGTGGCGCATCATTGGGACTAACAGCTGCTG GAATAGCCATTGGTTCAACTGGCGGCGCTGTTACAGTGGGTACCTCGATTGTAGAAAGTTTCTTACGAAGCGAATCATACAATAAGGCAGAGAAGCACCTGAAAGACTTTGAAAAAACGCGCAGCGATATCTTGTCAATCTGCGATCATCTTATTGATACATTGGGGAAGGAAGGACTGGAGGAAAAATTTCTGTTGTTGGCAACATTTCTGACACGTCTAGTAGGAGGAAAAGCAGGCATTAGCATCGCGGATGCTTGTGAGTTGATACATAATACTGCATCTTTAATTCAACAAGGTGGAGAACCAGCTGTTAAATTTGCATTGGAATCCGCTGGGGCGGCGGGAAGAGTAACTTCAGCTGTGGTGGCGAGGATCGCAGCCTCGACTTCTAAAGTAATCCACGTGGCGGGTGGAGTGGTCGGGATAGCACTGATTCCTATCGATATCGCGTTCCTTATAAATTCAGTGATGTCCGTTTCCTCAAACAAACAGTCAGAAACAGCTAAAAAAATTACTGAAATGGCAGAAAAGTTGCTCGAAATGTCTCCAAGTGAAAGAGAAATCGATGATATGATAAATGATACTATTGAAAGCTTCCTTATCAGGTTGTAA